ATCGCTACCTCACCACTTCGGGGGCCAAAGCGGTGGTATACGACCACGCCTCGGCAGATAACCGATTCGACGGCCCCGGACGCGTCAGGAAGGTGCTGACGGACAACTATCTGGTAAACACGTTTCAGCCGCTGAACCTGGCCAGCTTTACCAGCCAGCTTTTGCCAACCGCCGGGTTTAACCCGGATGACGGAATGCGGCTGGGCCTGGGCTACAGTTTTACGCGCTACGGGTTCCGGCGCAACCCCTTTACTTACCGCCACACGGTGCAAGGGGCATTCTATTTTGCCACCAGCGGTTTCGATCTGGGGTATGAGGGAGAATTTGCCAATATCGCTGGCAATTGGAACATCCAGTTGAAGGCGCGGTATACGAGCCCGAATTTTACACGGAATTTCTTTGGCCTGGGCAACGAGACAGTGAACCCGGACGACGATTTGGGCCTGGATTATAACCGGGTTCGCCTTCGAATCCTCAGTGCCCGACCAGCCCTGATCTGGCGCGGCCCCCTGGGAGGCAGCTTTCGCCTGGGCATGGACTATGAACGCTTTACGGTGGAGGAGACCGGAGACCGGTTCGTGAATACGTTTTACCAGGCCAACGGAGAAGAAAATTCCAACCAGTTCCTGGGGGCTACGGCCCGGTATTTCTATGAAAACCGCGACAACGACGCCTTCCCGACCCTGGGGATGGCCTCCAGCCTGGAAGCCGGGTTCAGGGAGGAACTCAATTCGGGGGGGGAGCGTTTTGGTTTTATTGTCCCGTCCCTGAGCCTGGACCACCGGCTGGTCCCGTCCGGCAGGCTGGTCCTGGCCACGAGGTGGAAGGCCCATTTTAACCTGGGGAACGGGTACGCGTTCTACCAGGCAGCGAGTATCGGTGCCAGCGACGGGCCAAGGAGTTACCGGAACGAGCGGTTCTCGGGCAAAACAGCCTACTACCAGATCACCGATCTGCGGTTGCAATTCGGGGAGATGTGGACGGGCCTGGTGCCATTATCCGTCGGGGTATTCGGCGGTTTTGACTACGGGCGCGTCTGGCAGCCGGGAGATCCGTCCAAACGCTGGCACACATCGTACGGAGGCGGGTTTTTCCTCAATGGGATCGACGTGATCACTTTGAACACGGCCCTGTTCCACGGCGCGGACGGCTTCCGCTTCTCCTTTGGGCTGGGCTTTACGTTTTAATCCTCGGCGTCCCGGGGGATCGGCAGGGGAAAACTGTATAAATTGCCCCCGCGCCCCACGCTCCGTTCATCGGCGAGGTAGACGAGGGTTTCCGTCACAAAACAAATGCCTTCCAGTTGGGTATTGGTCCTGAGGGAGATCTTCCGGGGGGGCTCTTCAAACCCGGTCCTGGCAAAGTTCTCGTAGACCCAGAGGTAGCCATACCCAAGCAAGACCAGCCGGTTTCCGCTGGGCGAAAGGGCGGCGTCGGTTACCTGGCACGCGCGCCGGTCATCGCATATGGGGATCCGGGCAAAGATTTCCGCCTCGTATTCGCCGGGTTGGTCGGGTACCCGGTAGACGGTGGCCATCCCGTTAAACGGCACCGCCCGGTTTTTGGTCACGATGTAGAGATGCCCCCCCTGGTGGAACAGGGCTTCGGCATCAAAGAACCGCCCCTTCTTCTTGGGCGGGAATTTTTTCTGGTCGGGATAGGTAAAACGGATGGCCTCCGCGTCGATCTTGTCGCCGGGCTCCGACCGGGGGTCGGGCAGGCGGTAAATCACCAGGTCGTCCCGGTAGTTCTGGTTGTTTCCGAAGTCGCCGATATAGACCCGGTCCAACGAATCGCGGGTCATGGCCTCCCAGTCCGTATTGCGGGCATGGTCCACTTTGAACTCGCGGACCAGGTTGCCGGTGGAATCCACCTCCCGGATCTTATCCGGGTTGCTGCTATCCTCGACAATCCAGACTGTTTTCCCGTCATAGGTGATCATGCCGGAGGCCTCGTTTATAGGGCCCGGCAACCGGCAAACGTATTCCAGCTGTCCGTATTGCGTACAGCTATATCCCAGGAGGGCGGTGATTAAAATCAGGGATTGACGAAACGATTTGCTGCCGAGTTGGGCCATACGGAGTACATTGTATTAGGGAAGGGCCTGCGCGCGACGCTGGGGCGGATGCAGCGCCTCCGGTAGATCCGGAGCTAAAAATAAGGAATATACGGGAGGCCCTGAAGCTTTTGGGCGCCCGGAGGTCGGGGGAATTTGCGGGAATAACTGAAATGGGGGCTCAGTTAATGAATAATCCCCTATTTTTAAGTGCTAAACCAAACTATCCAGCTACCATGGTCGGAATACTTTCCTTTGTGGGATTCACGCTGCTTGTAGCGGTAATCTCCTATCTCGCCACGCGTAAAACCAATGAATCCACCTCGGATGGGTACTTCCTGGGGGGGCGCAGCCTGACGGCCGGCGTCATTGCGGGGTCCCTGTTGCTCACCAACCTGTCTACCGAACAAATCGTCGGGTTGAACGGCAGCGCCTACCTCGACGGGCTATCCGTTATGGCCTGGGAGACCCTCGCGGCCATTACCATGGTGATTACCGCCGTATTCCTGTTGCCGCGCTATTTGAAAGGCGGTTTGACCACAGTGCCCGGCTTCCTCGCCAAGCGATTCGACATCACAACTAAAACCATAACCTCCGGGCTCTTTCTCACCGGCTATGTGGTAGTACTCCTGCCGGTGATCCTGTATTCCGGTTCGGTGGCCATCAGCGGCATGTTTAATGTGGCCGGACTCCTGGACGTTTCAGAGCCTACAGCCCGGATTATCTGTATCTGGGGCATCGGGATTATCGGGTCCATCTATGCGGTTTTCGGAGGGTTAAAGGCAGTGGCTGTTTCCGATAGTATCAACGCCATCGGCCTGCTGATCGGCGGTGTGCTGATCCCGGTTTTCGGCCTGATGGCCATTGGGGACGGCAGCGTCATGACCGGACTGGACAACCTGATCGACAGCAGTCCGGAACGCTTCGACTCCACAGGGGAACACTACCAGGAAGTCCCGTTCAGCACCATCTTTACAGGGATGATGCTCGTGCAGCTGTTCTATTGGGGGACCAACCAGCAGATCATCCAGCGCGCCCTCGGGGCCAAAAACCTGGCCGAAGGGCAGAAGGGGCTGCTATTGGCCTCATTTATCAAAATCCTCGGGCCGATTATCCTGGTCCTTCCGGGAATGATCGCCTATTATTATTTCGAAGGCAACCTGGCCTCCAGTAACGACGCCTACCCGGAACTGGTTCGGGCCGTATTGCCCGGCCCGCTCGTCGGTTTCTTTGCGGCCGTACTCTTCGGGGCCATCCTGAGTTCCTTCAACAGTGTGCTCAACTCCTCGGTAACTCTCTTCGGCATCGACATTTACAAGCAACACATCAACAAAGAGGCTTCAGAGGCCACTACGGTGAAGTACGGGAAGATCTTCGGGATTGTGCTGGCCCTGGCCGCCATGCTGGTGGCCCCGGTTATCGAAAAGGCCGGCAGTATCTTTGATTACCTGCAGGAAGTGAACGGGATATACAACATCCCGATCCTGACCATTATCGTCGTGGGGTACCTCACCCAACGCGTACCGGCCATTGCGGCTAAAATCGCCATCTTCCTCGGGTCCGGTCTCTATATCCTGAGCCAGTTCATCATCGGCCCCGGCATGGTGGAAGCTGCCCTCGAGGCGGCCCGGGAATCCGGGATCACGGATGTGACGGCCCTTCGCAAGGTAGAGGCAGAAGCCTATCCGCATTACCTGCATATCATGGCCATCCTCTTCCTGCTGAATGTGGGGATCATGCTGCTGATCGGGAAATTGCGGCCCAAAGCCGAACCCTATGTCCTGGAATATACCAACCAGGTGGAGATTACCCCTTACCGGTATGTGAAGCAGGTCGGGCTTGCGGTGGTCGTTATCGTCATCCTGATCTATATCGCCTTTGCCAAGTAGGCGAAACGCCGTCAACCAAGCGCAGCGACGCCCGTCGGCCCCCCTGGTCATCGCAGGGGTACGGATGCCTGGGGTCTAGGGTCCGGTACCGGATTCCTCCTCGCGGATCGGCAGGTAAATTTCTGCCGTCCAGTTCAGTGCATCCCCGCCCATGTTCGGGTTGTTGAAGAAGACTTCCACCGGTTCGGGAACCACCTCAATACCGTTTTTTTCAGCGTAGTCCATCAAGGCGTACCAGGCCCGGTCCGAGGTGATGTAATTGCCGTGGTAGATGGCCTTCAGCGCCTTTTTCGGATAGAGGCGGTCATAGCTCACCAGCGGCGATTCCGGCAACTGGGTGGAGCGGATGATCGGGAAGCAGAATTCATAGGCCAGGCTGTCGGCCTCCCGGTTCCAGCGGTTTACCACAATCATCGGCGGCCCGTTCAGGGTGACGCCTGCCGTGTTCAGCACGCTGCCCAACAGTTCGTAGTTGTCCATCATCCCGGCGGCCTTCCCGTGCTGGGAAGTCTCCAGGGGGACGTAGGCGTAGAAGGTGGACGGCAGTTCCGCTTCGCCCACAACTTGCACTTCAAAGGC
This genomic window from Robiginitalea biformata HTCC2501 contains:
- a CDS encoding NHL repeat-containing protein, translated to MAQLGSKSFRQSLILITALLGYSCTQYGQLEYVCRLPGPINEASGMITYDGKTVWIVEDSSNPDKIREVDSTGNLVREFKVDHARNTDWEAMTRDSLDRVYIGDFGNNQNYRDDLVIYRLPDPRSEPGDKIDAEAIRFTYPDQKKFPPKKKGRFFDAEALFHQGGHLYIVTKNRAVPFNGMATVYRVPDQPGEYEAEIFARIPICDDRRACQVTDAALSPSGNRLVLLGYGYLWVYENFARTGFEEPPRKISLRTNTQLEGICFVTETLVYLADERSVGRGGNLYSFPLPIPRDAED
- a CDS encoding solute:sodium symporter family transporter, with the translated sequence MVGILSFVGFTLLVAVISYLATRKTNESTSDGYFLGGRSLTAGVIAGSLLLTNLSTEQIVGLNGSAYLDGLSVMAWETLAAITMVITAVFLLPRYLKGGLTTVPGFLAKRFDITTKTITSGLFLTGYVVVLLPVILYSGSVAISGMFNVAGLLDVSEPTARIICIWGIGIIGSIYAVFGGLKAVAVSDSINAIGLLIGGVLIPVFGLMAIGDGSVMTGLDNLIDSSPERFDSTGEHYQEVPFSTIFTGMMLVQLFYWGTNQQIIQRALGAKNLAEGQKGLLLASFIKILGPIILVLPGMIAYYYFEGNLASSNDAYPELVRAVLPGPLVGFFAAVLFGAILSSFNSVLNSSVTLFGIDIYKQHINKEASEATTVKYGKIFGIVLALAAMLVAPVIEKAGSIFDYLQEVNGIYNIPILTIIVVGYLTQRVPAIAAKIAIFLGSGLYILSQFIIGPGMVEAALEAARESGITDVTALRKVEAEAYPHYLHIMAILFLLNVGIMLLIGKLRPKAEPYVLEYTNQVEITPYRYVKQVGLAVVVIVILIYIAFAK